A window of the Streptomyces formicae genome harbors these coding sequences:
- a CDS encoding sugar porter family MFS transporter translates to MTSTSQVQPEGRKARPEHLSHVIFIAAAAAMGGFLFGYDSAVINGAVVAIRDRFDVGSEALAQVIAAALIGCAIGAATAGRIADRIGRIRVMQIAAVLFTASALGSALPFALWDLAMWRVIGGIAIGMASVIAPAYIAEVSPSAYRGRLASFQQAAIVTGIAVSQLVNWGVLNLADGQQRGRIGGLEAWQWMLGIMVIPAVLYGLLSFVIPESPRYLISAGRREEARKVLRDVEGKDVNLDTRVAEIEHNMHHEQKPTFKDLLGGKFLFLPIVWIGIGLSVFQQLVGINVIFYYSSSLWQSVGINPASSFFYAFETSIVNIIGTVIAMVLVDRIGRKPLALIGSVGMAISLGLAAWAFSYKTGAGDAVSLPSLQGTVALFAANFFVLFFALSWGVVVWVLLGEMFPGRIRAAALGVAASAQWLANWLITVTFPSLSDWNLSGAYIIYTVFAVLSIPFILKWVPETKGKALEEMG, encoded by the coding sequence GTGACCAGCACCTCGCAGGTGCAGCCTGAAGGCCGTAAGGCCAGGCCCGAGCACCTCAGCCATGTCATCTTCATCGCGGCCGCGGCCGCGATGGGAGGCTTCCTCTTCGGCTACGACAGCGCGGTGATCAACGGAGCCGTCGTGGCGATCCGGGACCGCTTCGACGTCGGTTCCGAGGCTCTGGCCCAGGTCATCGCCGCCGCGTTGATCGGCTGCGCCATCGGCGCGGCCACCGCCGGCCGGATCGCCGACCGCATCGGCCGCATCCGCGTCATGCAGATCGCCGCCGTGCTGTTCACCGCCAGCGCCCTCGGCTCGGCACTGCCGTTCGCCCTCTGGGACCTCGCCATGTGGCGCGTCATCGGCGGTATCGCCATCGGCATGGCCTCGGTCATCGCCCCGGCCTACATCGCCGAGGTCTCCCCGTCCGCGTACCGCGGCCGCCTCGCCTCCTTCCAGCAGGCCGCCATCGTCACGGGCATCGCCGTCTCGCAGCTGGTCAACTGGGGCGTCCTCAATCTCGCCGACGGTCAGCAGCGCGGCAGGATCGGCGGCCTCGAAGCCTGGCAGTGGATGCTCGGCATCATGGTGATCCCCGCCGTGCTCTACGGGCTGCTGTCCTTCGTCATCCCCGAGTCGCCCCGCTACCTGATCTCCGCCGGCCGTCGCGAGGAGGCCCGCAAGGTGCTCCGCGACGTCGAGGGCAAGGACGTGAACCTGGACACCCGGGTCGCCGAGATCGAGCACAACATGCACCACGAGCAGAAGCCCACCTTCAAGGACCTGCTCGGCGGCAAGTTCCTCTTCCTGCCGATCGTCTGGATCGGCATCGGCCTCTCGGTCTTCCAGCAGCTCGTCGGCATCAACGTGATCTTCTACTACAGCTCCTCGCTGTGGCAGTCGGTCGGCATCAACCCGGCGAGCTCGTTCTTCTACGCCTTCGAGACGTCGATCGTGAACATCATCGGTACGGTGATCGCGATGGTCCTCGTCGACCGGATCGGCCGCAAGCCGCTCGCGCTCATCGGCTCCGTCGGCATGGCGATCTCGCTGGGCCTGGCCGCCTGGGCCTTCTCGTACAAGACCGGGGCCGGCGACGCGGTCTCGCTGCCCAGCCTCCAGGGCACGGTGGCGCTCTTCGCCGCCAACTTCTTCGTGCTCTTCTTCGCGCTCTCCTGGGGCGTCGTGGTGTGGGTGCTGCTCGGCGAGATGTTCCCCGGCAGGATCCGCGCCGCCGCGCTGGGTGTCGCCGCGTCGGCCCAGTGGCTCGCCAACTGGCTGATCACCGTGACGTTCCCGTCCCTATCGGACTGGAACCTGTCGGGCGCGTACATCATCTACACGGTCTTCGCCGTGCTCTCGATCCCGTTCATCCTCAAGTGGGTGCCGGAGACGAAGGGCAAGGCGTTGGAGGAGATGGGCTAA
- a CDS encoding LLM class flavin-dependent oxidoreductase, with translation MAFTVVRFNLVDPAATPETLAARYRAAVEMAAYADEQGVDTIQTEEHHGAANNWLPSPFAFAGAVFGATRRIAVTVSAIIGPLHDPLRLAEDIAVLDLLSRGRLVTVAGIGYRPEEYAAHGVDWKRRGALQDELLETLLAAWTGEEFAFRGRAVRVTPRPYTQPHPMLLVGGSSKPAARRAARLGLPFFPSAHLPELEAYYHQLREEYGTDGFCMMPAAETPLLHIAEDPDETWARYGEHFLHEARTYASWQSGDIRSAVKSAATTVAELRAEGVYRVVTPEECVALGADSLVLHPLCGGMPPAEGRRSLQLLCEQVLPRLKG, from the coding sequence ATGGCCTTCACAGTCGTCCGGTTCAATCTCGTCGACCCCGCGGCGACCCCCGAGACTCTCGCGGCCCGCTACCGGGCCGCCGTCGAGATGGCGGCGTACGCGGACGAGCAGGGGGTCGACACGATCCAGACCGAGGAGCACCACGGGGCCGCCAACAACTGGCTGCCCTCCCCCTTCGCCTTCGCGGGCGCGGTCTTCGGCGCGACACGGCGGATCGCGGTCACCGTCTCGGCGATCATCGGCCCGCTGCACGACCCTCTGCGGCTCGCCGAGGACATCGCCGTACTCGATCTGCTGAGCCGGGGACGGCTCGTCACGGTCGCGGGCATCGGCTACCGGCCGGAGGAGTACGCGGCGCACGGCGTCGACTGGAAGCGGCGCGGCGCGCTCCAGGACGAGCTTCTGGAGACCCTGCTCGCGGCGTGGACCGGCGAGGAGTTCGCCTTCCGGGGGCGTGCGGTACGGGTCACTCCGCGTCCGTACACCCAGCCGCACCCGATGCTGCTCGTCGGCGGATCGTCGAAGCCGGCGGCCCGCCGCGCCGCCCGCCTGGGGCTGCCGTTCTTCCCGAGCGCCCATCTGCCGGAGCTGGAGGCGTACTACCACCAGCTGCGCGAGGAGTACGGGACGGACGGCTTCTGCATGATGCCGGCGGCCGAGACGCCGCTGCTGCACATCGCGGAGGACCCGGACGAGACCTGGGCGCGGTACGGGGAGCACTTCCTGCACGAGGCGCGGACGTACGCCTCCTGGCAGTCCGGCGACATCCGTTCGGCGGTGAAGTCGGCCGCGACGACGGTGGCGGAGCTGCGGGCGGAAGGGGTCTACCGGGTGGTGACGCCGGAGGAGTGCGTGGCGCTGGGCGCCGACAGCCTCGTCCTGCACCCGCTGTGCGGCGGAATGCCGCCGGCCGAGGGCCGGCGCAGTCTGCAACTCCTCTGCGAACAGGTACTGCCCCGGCTCAAGGGCTGA
- a CDS encoding cytosine permease → MPHASESEGAIETRGLEPVPDDERTGHVRELFPTWVAANISVLLLTMGAGMIVFNGLNIWQVLVVGVTAPVISYGIVGLISLAGKRGGSPGMALSRAVFGQRGNLFPGSLIWVARWGWETINAVTGAYALLTVLDLLFGIESGTALIVVTLLLFVAATFLVSGLGINALRVCSKWSTYLFGTFSVLVLGYLVTHTNWSAVLAKPAGSTAMMIAGIGTIAAGGISWVPSGPDFTRYLPRTASNRAVVGSTVGGAGIVVLPMVLMGAVMAVATPDLASAQDPVSFIGELLPTWISVPYLLIALVGMLLINSMSMYSAGFTAQTLGINVPRAWAVSVNAAISLVFGFLLMVVATSFVGSFISFLTLLAVAFSAWIGVFGVDMLRGRTYDGEALMDTSRTSAYWYRGGFAWQAMAAWGTALVVGMLFTKVDWFAGPMASSWIGENGLGWAATILVAAGLYAVLPRESAVTAAAPVEELEPETVPI, encoded by the coding sequence ATGCCCCACGCCTCCGAATCCGAAGGCGCGATAGAGACCCGCGGCCTCGAACCCGTCCCCGACGACGAGCGCACCGGCCACGTCCGCGAACTCTTCCCCACCTGGGTCGCCGCGAACATCAGTGTGCTACTGCTCACGATGGGCGCCGGGATGATCGTCTTCAACGGCCTCAACATCTGGCAGGTCCTGGTCGTCGGCGTCACGGCGCCGGTGATCTCGTACGGGATCGTCGGCCTCATCTCCCTCGCCGGGAAGCGCGGCGGCTCCCCGGGCATGGCGCTCTCCCGCGCGGTCTTCGGCCAGCGCGGCAACCTCTTCCCCGGCTCCCTGATCTGGGTGGCCCGCTGGGGCTGGGAGACGATCAACGCCGTCACCGGCGCCTACGCGCTGCTGACCGTGCTCGATCTGCTCTTCGGCATCGAGTCGGGCACCGCGCTGATCGTCGTCACGCTGCTCCTGTTCGTCGCGGCGACGTTCCTGGTCTCCGGGCTCGGCATCAACGCCCTGCGCGTGTGCAGCAAGTGGTCGACCTATCTCTTCGGCACCTTCTCGGTGCTTGTGCTCGGCTATCTCGTCACCCACACCAACTGGTCGGCCGTCCTCGCCAAGCCGGCCGGTTCCACGGCCATGATGATCGCCGGTATCGGCACCATCGCGGCGGGCGGGATCAGCTGGGTGCCCTCGGGACCGGACTTCACCCGCTACCTGCCGCGCACCGCGTCGAACCGCGCGGTGGTCGGCTCGACGGTCGGCGGCGCCGGGATCGTCGTACTCCCGATGGTGCTGATGGGCGCGGTGATGGCGGTGGCCACCCCCGACCTGGCCTCGGCCCAGGACCCCGTGTCGTTCATCGGTGAGCTGCTGCCCACCTGGATCTCGGTGCCGTATCTGCTGATCGCGCTGGTCGGCATGCTGCTGATCAACTCGATGTCCATGTATTCGGCCGGCTTCACGGCGCAGACGCTTGGCATCAACGTACCGCGCGCCTGGGCGGTCAGCGTGAACGCGGCCATCTCGCTCGTCTTCGGCTTCCTGCTGATGGTGGTGGCGACCAGCTTCGTCGGCTCGTTCATCTCCTTCCTGACGCTGCTGGCCGTGGCGTTCTCGGCGTGGATCGGCGTCTTCGGCGTCGACATGCTGCGCGGGCGCACGTACGACGGCGAGGCGCTGATGGACACCTCCCGCACCAGCGCCTACTGGTACCGCGGCGGCTTCGCCTGGCAGGCGATGGCCGCCTGGGGCACGGCGCTCGTCGTCGGCATGCTCTTCACCAAGGTCGACTGGTTCGCGGGTCCGATGGCCTCCTCCTGGATCGGCGAGAACGGCCTGGGCTGGGCCGCGACGATCCTGGTCGCCGCGGGCCTGTACGCGGTCCTGCCGCGCGAGAGCGCCGTCACCGCCGCCGCGCCCGTGGAAGAGCTCGAGCCCGAGACCGTTCCCATCTGA
- the ftsY gene encoding signal recognition particle-docking protein FtsY, translated as MEIVILAVVIALVAVGAISGLVIGSRRKKQLPPSPPSSTPTITAPPAEPHVGEEAETPREEPRRTIEEVDLPTTEEAPEASVAVEEPVVEEPEAPAIEVPEPTAGRLVRLRARLARSQNALGKGLLTLLSREHLDEETWEEIEDTLLTADIGVAPTQELVEHLRERVKVLGTRTPDELRGLLRDELLQLVGTDFDRAVKTESGLDTPGVVMVVGVNGTGKTTTTGKLARVLVADGRSVVLGAADTFRAAAADQLQTWGERVGARTVRGPEGGDPASIAFDAVKEGIAEGADVVLIDTAGRLHTKTGLMDELGKVKRVVEKHGPLDEVLLVLDATTGQNGLVQARVFAEVVDITGIVLTKLDGTAKGGIVVAVQRELGVPVKLVGLGEGPDDLAPFEPEAFVDALIGD; from the coding sequence ATGGAAATCGTCATCCTTGCTGTAGTCATCGCTCTGGTCGCGGTCGGCGCGATCAGCGGGCTCGTGATCGGCAGCCGCCGGAAGAAGCAGCTGCCGCCGTCCCCGCCGTCGAGCACGCCGACCATCACCGCTCCGCCCGCCGAGCCGCACGTCGGCGAGGAGGCGGAGACCCCACGGGAAGAACCGCGCCGCACCATCGAGGAGGTCGACCTCCCCACGACGGAGGAGGCGCCCGAAGCCTCCGTCGCGGTCGAGGAGCCGGTCGTCGAGGAGCCCGAGGCTCCCGCGATCGAGGTCCCGGAGCCGACCGCGGGCCGTCTCGTGCGGCTCCGTGCCCGGCTGGCCCGCTCGCAGAACGCGCTCGGCAAGGGGCTGCTGACCCTGCTCTCGCGCGAGCACCTCGACGAGGAGACGTGGGAGGAGATCGAGGACACCCTCCTCACCGCGGACATCGGTGTCGCGCCGACGCAGGAGCTGGTCGAGCACCTGCGCGAGCGTGTGAAGGTGCTGGGCACCCGCACGCCCGACGAGCTGCGCGGTCTGCTCCGCGACGAGCTGCTGCAGCTGGTGGGCACGGACTTCGACCGCGCGGTGAAGACCGAGAGCGGCCTCGACACCCCGGGCGTCGTCATGGTCGTCGGCGTCAACGGCACCGGCAAGACCACGACGACGGGCAAGCTGGCGCGGGTCCTGGTGGCCGACGGCCGGTCGGTGGTGCTCGGCGCCGCCGACACCTTCCGGGCGGCGGCGGCCGACCAGCTCCAGACCTGGGGCGAGCGTGTCGGTGCACGTACGGTACGCGGCCCGGAGGGCGGCGACCCGGCGTCGATCGCCTTCGACGCGGTCAAGGAGGGCATCGCCGAGGGCGCCGACGTCGTCCTCATCGACACGGCGGGGCGCCTCCACACGAAGACCGGCCTGATGGACGAGCTCGGCAAGGTCAAGCGCGTCGTGGAGAAGCACGGCCCCCTGGACGAGGTGCTGCTGGTCCTCGACGCGACGACCGGCCAGAACGGCCTGGTCCAGGCGCGGGTCTTCGCCGAGGTCGTGGACATCACCGGCATCGTGCTGACCAAGCTCGACGGGACGGCCAAGGGCGGCATCGTCGTCGCGGTCCAGCGGGAACTGGGCGTCCCGGTGAAGCTGGTCGGCCTGGGCGAGGGCCCGGACGATCTGGCGCCCTTCGAGCCCGAGGCGTTCGTCGACGCCCTGATCGGCGACTAG
- a CDS encoding bifunctional DNA primase/polymerase, which yields MGFTIGGSRVREIRPGSRRRGRTTEVTAVAEYTGLWGWDVVPGARASAGHCSCGDAGCEAPGAHPLDFAPELPAGSTLDDAAKAWAQVPGAAVLLPVGRTFDVLDVALAAGRRALVRLERMGLPLGPVCATPAGRAQFFVAPGAASELPELLYRMGWDDADLDLHCLGPGAHITAPPSDHAGLGPVHWLRPPSLDTTATPPQARLLLGTLAYICHRSAV from the coding sequence ATGGGCTTCACGATCGGCGGTTCCCGGGTCAGGGAGATCCGGCCGGGCTCACGGCGCCGCGGCCGCACGACAGAGGTCACGGCCGTGGCCGAGTACACAGGGCTGTGGGGCTGGGACGTGGTCCCGGGCGCGCGGGCGTCGGCGGGGCACTGCTCCTGCGGGGACGCCGGGTGCGAGGCCCCCGGGGCGCATCCGCTGGACTTCGCGCCCGAGCTGCCGGCCGGGTCGACGCTGGACGACGCGGCGAAGGCATGGGCGCAGGTGCCGGGGGCGGCGGTTCTGCTGCCGGTGGGCCGCACCTTCGACGTGCTGGACGTCGCACTCGCGGCGGGGCGCCGCGCGCTGGTCCGGCTGGAGCGCATGGGACTCCCCCTGGGCCCGGTCTGCGCCACCCCGGCCGGCCGCGCCCAGTTCTTCGTGGCCCCGGGCGCCGCGTCCGAGCTGCCGGAGCTCCTCTACCGGATGGGCTGGGACGACGCGGACCTCGATCTCCACTGCCTCGGCCCCGGCGCCCACATCACGGCCCCGCCCTCCGACCACGCGGGCCTGGGTCCGGTGCACTGGCTGCGCCCGCCGTCCCTGGACACCACGGCAACCCCGCCGCAGGCCCGCCTCCTGCTCGGCACCCTGGCGTATATCTGCCACCGCTCGGCGGTCTGA
- a CDS encoding ammonium transporter: MPPGITTLAADAPELSAANTGFMLICSALVMLMTPGLAFFYGGMVRVKSTLNMLMMSFISLGIVTILWVLYGFSLAFGTDSGSLIGWSSDYVGLSGIGLTQLWDGYTIPVYVFAVFQLMFAIITPALISGALADRVKFTAWALFVALWVTVVYFPVAHWVWGAGGWLFELGVIDFAGGTAVHINAGAAALGVILVIGKRVGFKRDPMRPHSLPLVMLGAGLLWFGWFGFNAGSWLGNDDGVGAVMFVNTQVATAAAMLAWLAYEKIRHGSFTTLGAASGAVAGLVAITPSGGSVSPLGAIAVGAIAGLLCAMAVGLKYKLGYDDSLDVVGVHLVGGVVGSLLVGFFATGGVQSDAKGLFYGGGLDQLGKQAVGVFAVLAYSLIVSALLAFVLDKTIGMRVTEDDEISGIDQVEHAETAYDFSGAGGGAGSRKAAPAPADTVAAAPKNKKVDA; encoded by the coding sequence ATGCCTCCAGGCATCACGACGCTTGCCGCAGACGCCCCCGAGCTGTCTGCCGCCAACACCGGGTTCATGCTCATCTGCTCCGCTCTGGTGATGCTCATGACGCCGGGCCTGGCCTTCTTCTACGGAGGCATGGTCAGGGTCAAGAGCACCCTCAACATGCTGATGATGAGCTTCATCAGCCTCGGGATCGTCACGATCCTGTGGGTGCTGTACGGCTTCAGCCTCGCCTTCGGCACCGACTCCGGCTCGCTCATCGGCTGGAGCTCCGACTACGTCGGACTGAGCGGCATCGGCCTGACCCAGCTGTGGGACGGCTACACCATCCCGGTGTACGTCTTCGCCGTCTTCCAGCTGATGTTCGCGATCATCACGCCCGCCCTGATCAGCGGTGCCCTCGCGGACCGGGTCAAGTTCACCGCATGGGCGCTGTTCGTCGCCCTGTGGGTCACCGTCGTCTACTTCCCGGTCGCGCACTGGGTGTGGGGTGCGGGCGGCTGGCTGTTCGAGCTCGGCGTCATCGACTTCGCCGGTGGTACCGCCGTCCACATCAACGCCGGTGCCGCGGCCCTCGGCGTGATCCTCGTCATCGGCAAGCGCGTCGGCTTCAAGAGGGACCCGATGCGGCCGCACAGCCTGCCGCTGGTGATGCTCGGCGCCGGGCTGCTGTGGTTCGGCTGGTTCGGCTTCAACGCCGGCTCCTGGCTCGGCAACGACGACGGCGTCGGCGCGGTGATGTTCGTCAACACGCAGGTCGCCACCGCCGCCGCGATGCTCGCCTGGCTCGCCTACGAGAAGATCCGCCACGGCTCCTTCACCACCCTCGGTGCCGCCTCCGGTGCGGTCGCGGGTCTCGTGGCCATCACCCCCTCCGGCGGCTCGGTCAGCCCCCTCGGTGCCATCGCCGTCGGTGCCATCGCCGGTCTGCTGTGCGCCATGGCCGTCGGCCTGAAGTACAAGCTCGGCTACGACGACTCCCTCGACGTCGTCGGTGTCCACCTGGTCGGCGGTGTCGTCGGCTCCCTGCTCGTCGGCTTCTTCGCCACCGGCGGTGTCCAGTCCGACGCCAAGGGCCTCTTCTACGGCGGCGGCCTCGACCAGCTCGGCAAGCAGGCCGTGGGTGTCTTCGCCGTCCTCGCCTACTCTCTGATCGTCTCCGCGCTCCTCGCCTTCGTCCTCGACAAGACGATCGGCATGAGGGTCACCGAGGACGACGAGATCTCCGGCATCGACCAGGTCGAGCACGCCGAGACCGCGTACGACTTCAGCGGAGCGGGCGGCGGGGCCGGGTCCCGCAAGGCCGCCCCCGCACCCGCCGACACCGTGGCAGCCGCACCGAAGAACAAGAAGGTGGACGCATGA
- a CDS encoding P-II family nitrogen regulator, giving the protein MKLITAVVKPHRLDEIKEALQAFGIQGLTVTEASGYGRQRGHTEVYRGAEYTVDLVPKIRIEVLVEDDDAEQLIDVVVKAARTGKIGDGKVWSVPVETAVRVRTGERGPDAL; this is encoded by the coding sequence ATGAAGCTCATCACCGCAGTCGTGAAGCCCCACCGGCTGGACGAGATCAAGGAGGCCCTCCAGGCCTTCGGCATCCAGGGGCTCACGGTCACCGAGGCCAGCGGCTACGGGCGGCAGCGCGGGCACACCGAGGTCTACCGGGGCGCGGAGTACACCGTGGACCTCGTCCCCAAGATCCGTATCGAGGTGCTCGTCGAGGACGATGACGCCGAACAGCTCATCGACGTGGTGGTGAAGGCGGCCCGAACCGGCAAGATCGGTGACGGCAAGGTGTGGAGCGTGCCGGTCGAGACGGCGGTCCGGGTGCGGACCGGCGAACGCGGACCGGACGCGCTGTAG
- a CDS encoding [protein-PII] uridylyltransferase, with protein MTSLDVTTEAEDSGPSGYAAARLRLLREKARSGPPRRAALARLTDDWLSALFTTAAQSLGVRGAALVAVGGYGRGELSPRSDLDLLLLHDGSADGGAIASLADRIWYPVWDLGLALDHSVRTSGEARKTAGDDLKVQLGLLDARGVAGDLGLVAGLRSAVLADWRNQAPKRLPELDELCRERAERQGELQFLLEPDLKEARGGLRDATALRAVAASWLADAPREGLADARRALLDTRDALHLTTGRATDRLTLQEQDQVAGELDLLDADALLRQVYEAARTVSYASDVTWREVNRVLKARSARPRLRAMFAGGRRPEPERTPLADGVVEMDGEVVLARTAKPERDPVLPLRAAAAAAQSGLPLSLHAVRHLATAAKPLPVPWPAEAREELVTLLGAGEPTVAVWEALEAEGLITRLLPDWERVRCRPQRNAVHTWTVDRHLVEAAVRASALTRRVGRPDLLLVAALLHDIGKGWPGDHSVAGETIARDMAARVGFDKHDVGVIATLVRHHLLLIETATRRDLDDPATVRSVADVVGSLGTLELLHALTEADGLATGPAAWSAWRGSLVADLVARVAGVLAGETPAEPEPAAPSAEQERLAIEAHRSRGPVLALHAQAEPPLPDAEPEPVGVELLIALPDQPGVLPAVAGVLALHRLTVRAADLRAVDLPDEVGPGSVLLLNWRVAAAYGSLPQAARLRADLVRALDGSLDIPARLAERDAAYPRRRGVKAPPPRVTVASAASHLATVIEVRAQDAPGLLHRIGHALESAAVRVRSAHVSTLGANAVDAFYVTGPEGAPLPTGEAGEVARTVEAALRT; from the coding sequence GTGACGAGCCTCGATGTGACCACTGAAGCGGAAGACTCGGGACCCAGCGGCTACGCGGCGGCCCGGCTGCGCCTCCTCCGGGAGAAGGCGCGGTCCGGGCCGCCGCGCCGTGCCGCGCTGGCCCGGCTGACCGACGACTGGCTCTCCGCGCTGTTCACCACGGCCGCGCAGAGCCTCGGCGTCCGCGGCGCCGCGCTGGTCGCCGTCGGCGGATACGGACGCGGCGAACTCTCCCCGCGCAGCGACCTCGACCTGCTCCTGCTGCACGACGGCAGCGCCGACGGCGGCGCCATCGCCTCGCTCGCCGACCGGATCTGGTACCCGGTCTGGGACCTCGGGCTGGCCCTCGACCACTCCGTGCGCACCTCCGGCGAGGCCCGCAAGACCGCGGGCGACGACCTCAAGGTGCAGCTCGGCCTCCTCGACGCCAGGGGCGTCGCCGGAGACCTGGGCCTCGTCGCCGGGCTGCGCAGCGCCGTCCTCGCCGACTGGCGCAACCAGGCCCCCAAGCGGCTCCCGGAGCTCGACGAGCTCTGCCGCGAACGGGCCGAACGCCAGGGCGAGCTCCAGTTCCTGCTGGAACCCGACCTCAAGGAGGCGCGCGGCGGCCTGCGCGACGCCACCGCCCTGCGCGCCGTCGCCGCCTCCTGGCTCGCCGACGCCCCCCGTGAAGGGCTCGCCGACGCCCGCCGCGCCCTCCTCGACACCCGCGATGCGCTGCACCTGACCACCGGCCGCGCCACCGACCGGCTCACCCTTCAGGAGCAGGACCAGGTCGCCGGCGAGCTGGACCTGCTGGACGCCGACGCCCTGCTGCGCCAGGTGTACGAGGCCGCGCGGACCGTCTCGTACGCCTCCGACGTCACCTGGCGCGAGGTGAACCGGGTGCTCAAGGCGCGGTCGGCGCGGCCCCGGCTGCGCGCCATGTTCGCGGGCGGCCGCAGGCCCGAACCGGAACGCACCCCGCTCGCCGACGGTGTCGTCGAGATGGACGGCGAAGTCGTCCTCGCCCGCACCGCCAAGCCCGAGCGCGACCCCGTGCTGCCGCTGCGGGCGGCCGCCGCCGCCGCCCAGTCCGGGCTGCCGCTGTCGCTGCACGCGGTACGCCACCTCGCCACGGCCGCCAAGCCGCTGCCCGTGCCCTGGCCGGCCGAGGCCCGCGAGGAGCTCGTCACGCTCCTCGGCGCCGGTGAACCCACCGTCGCCGTATGGGAGGCCCTGGAGGCCGAGGGCCTGATCACCCGGCTGCTGCCGGACTGGGAGCGCGTGCGCTGCCGCCCCCAGCGCAACGCCGTGCACACCTGGACCGTCGACCGGCACCTGGTGGAGGCCGCCGTCCGCGCCTCGGCCCTCACCCGGCGCGTGGGCCGCCCCGACCTGCTCCTCGTCGCCGCGCTGCTCCACGACATCGGCAAGGGCTGGCCGGGCGACCACTCGGTGGCGGGCGAGACCATCGCCCGCGACATGGCCGCCCGGGTCGGGTTCGACAAGCACGACGTCGGCGTCATCGCCACGCTCGTACGCCACCACCTGCTGCTCATCGAGACCGCGACCCGGCGCGATCTCGACGACCCGGCGACCGTGCGCTCCGTCGCCGACGTCGTGGGATCACTGGGCACGCTGGAGCTGCTGCACGCGCTCACCGAGGCCGACGGTCTCGCCACCGGGCCCGCCGCCTGGTCCGCCTGGCGCGGCTCCCTCGTCGCCGACCTGGTCGCACGGGTCGCCGGGGTGCTCGCGGGGGAGACCCCTGCCGAGCCGGAGCCCGCGGCGCCCAGCGCCGAGCAGGAGCGCCTCGCCATCGAGGCGCACCGCAGCCGCGGGCCCGTGCTAGCCCTGCACGCCCAGGCCGAGCCCCCGCTGCCGGACGCCGAACCGGAGCCGGTCGGTGTCGAGCTGCTGATCGCGCTGCCCGACCAGCCGGGCGTGCTGCCCGCGGTCGCGGGCGTCCTCGCCCTGCACCGGCTCACCGTCCGCGCCGCCGACCTGCGCGCCGTCGACCTGCCGGACGAGGTGGGCCCGGGCTCCGTCCTCCTGCTGAACTGGCGGGTCGCGGCCGCGTACGGATCGCTGCCGCAGGCGGCCCGGCTCCGCGCCGACCTCGTGCGCGCGCTCGACGGTTCGCTGGACATCCCGGCGCGGCTCGCCGAGCGGGACGCGGCGTATCCGCGCCGGCGCGGGGTGAAGGCCCCGCCGCCGCGGGTCACGGTCGCCTCCGCCGCCTCCCACCTCGCCACGGTCATCGAGGTCCGCGCCCAGGACGCCCCCGGGCTGCTGCACCGCATCGGCCACGCGCTCGAATCGGCGGCCGTGCGGGTGCGCAGCGCGCATGTGTCGACTCTCGGCGCCAACGCGGTCGATGCGTTCTACGTCACAGGCCCCGAAGGGGCGCCGCTGCCCACGGGCGAGGCCGGCGAAGTGGCCCGGACGGTGGAGGCGGCGCTACGCACCTGA